In a genomic window of Zingiber officinale cultivar Zhangliang chromosome 9B, Zo_v1.1, whole genome shotgun sequence:
- the LOC122023531 gene encoding protein ESSENTIAL FOR POTEXVIRUS ACCUMULATION 1-like isoform X5 has protein sequence MAVYRNADDCHGLTVDPLPRLSHKDIQGSGNPIPLSPQWLISKAADSKESDSIHDNKTDALKASVTVDGFSSVGKKKDVYRPILHDSEGGRRDRWHDEERETNSAIRRDRWREGDKEPGDIRRTEHWPENSSKHSGEIRRGPSERWVDSGNKEIDLRRDSKWSTRWGPSGKESDNWREKWLDSSKGSNTTPDKGSPYFNSHGKDMNNHGKETEGDDHYSRSWRSNYGLGRGRGDSSHNQLHTPLKQPHVQGYSRGRLENGISSMFAGRGRFNSSVNNRNSDTCVHLVGSFHEKVDDTSELSGLRYTRIKMLDIYMKTDIKSIRSSFNEFVEVPPLTEEETLEPIAFSAPTADESVIIKGIDKGDIVSSGVPQVSKESSIGRSTSEAIPSRQTKLDSYKDQIDNSEVENCILLEIPPYDKQQYQNTSSSRSRSKELDVITPDADEMISKESIRLVTASPCVPQRSQSTGDYKPGSVHDKCMRSSHLQKDIESKHGPAITSAFYCNTDGIALHSDAKNEAYMKKQLSEVTKETHPFFSKDVLAARKMQLTSPENLLLYYKDPQGQIQGPFSGGDVIGWFEAGYFGIDLQVCLAGSPADTPFSSLGDVMPHLRAKAGPPPGFAAVNHVSAMGETLKGKFAGSSSILNGLGEYDVLTNGKKDSNIAATEAQNLFLESLMSGNISSSTSETLSFSRAMQESGGTASCLPSVVGESGNDTNYLSAQTRLLERRRSSVNPVSYLSVGDPSSVPSSETDLISESLPQSKLFPSVVDSSDQTPKPQQFDLLSLLHAGADKSVSLTSGHSAPFSNFSDVATVNNLLHAGAELPAEVLSMHYNQHLPSQIRFGGQQQGFQPANQPSLPNLISQHNDSSFVPPGKFPPSEMHQDPRLQSLAQQHYLLSQLHLPSQVPSAQLPLLEKLLLLQQQQQQQQLLIQQQQQQQQQQQHQQYQQMLSKAVSSHQSQQQFIDSSYGQTSGNIAMDHVMLHRGNEQFQIGQQLPVAYEGSGRASYYYDTNLQNSLDESSLNSGPPSMPIPLQIRDQTIASKEFDTQFVMDNVANLPNTKTKQEMIDGSNFSKARQGYEELGFESQNITQSSSGAEKEQEVALVSQAQELAPLGLEESQLSVDFLPPMTDLGPDIDISLLELNDQNNDQSAPNITVEIQDRKKSSEKKSKKQKKFKTKINLDAGKELSNLVSSQTSHVNAEVGANANEAKFELVNDVSIAVTTEMSESQSSRVPSHANPVPSEPKDEEVNASAVATLAFNPRVSSTQLAWKSAPGFKPKSLLEIQQEEQLKAQRGMGSETVAVTPAVVAPSPASWSSITNLENKLFRDTVLESNTLFINSEDPLKSKSRKSNLHDLLAEEVLAKSNNDIESSASNAQNSLLSLPSQGQAHVDASAHVDASAIDVNDFVEAKDTRKARKKASKSKAVGAKIQQPVSSAELSASPSTVKKDKITHQVQGKETLLAPPAAPSLGDFVLWKEDQSSSLPPLAWSMDSKKQQRPMSLRDIQMEQQKRSGTMQQQQAPIQTAKVQPNHASRGSGTWQVNGSSPSNTASSVQFVSQVSNQTKSRAEDDLFWGLPEQLKPELKNRSDFPPTESSVSKAAKGSLKGVSGAGTGQKLVGSRGMEYSLSASVPSLPTPKGKGIAATKNSEAKEFQDWCVNEWIRLTGTNDTSFLEFCIKQSMSEVKMLLQENLGSLDRNHDFIDKFLNYKEFLPSDVLEAAFQLQKSHPISVENAGHRNPNAPTVADADEGLDEAVEGLPKGRGKKKGKKGHKVSSALLGFNVASNRIMMGEIQSLED, from the exons ACATTCAAGGCTCTGGGAATCCTATACCTCTTTCTCCTCAATGGCTGATTTCGAAGGCAGCTGATAGTAAG GAATCAGACAGTATTCATGACAACAAGACAGATGCTCTGAAGGCATCAGTAACTGTTGATGGTTTTTCTAGTGTTGGTAAGAAAAAGGATGTCTATAGGCCTATCTTGCATGACTCAGAAGGTGGTCGTCGAGATCGGTGGCATGATGAAGAGAGGGAAACAAATTCTGCCATTCGCCGAGACCGTTGGAGGGAGGGAGACAAGGAACCTGGTGATATACGCAGGACAGAACATTGGCCTGAAAATTCCTCCAAGCATTCTGGGGAAATACGGCGTGGTCCATCTGAAAGATGGGTTGATTCTGGGAACAAGGAAATTGACCTGCGACGTGACAGCAAATGGAGCACAAGATGGGGACCAAGTGGTAAGGAGTCAGATAACTGGCGTGAGAAGTGGTTGGATTCTAGCAAAGGCAGTAACACGACTCCTGACAAAGGCTCACCATATTTCAATAGTCATGGAAAGGACATGAATAATCATGGAAAGGAGACTGAAGGAGATGATCACTATTCTCGTTCATGGCGATCTAACTATGGTTTAGGTCGTGGAAGGGGAGACTCATCTCATAACCAACTGCATACCCCTCTCAAACAGCCTCATGTGCAAGGCTATAGTCGAGGAAGACTAGAGAATGGGATATCATCCATGTTTGCTGGTCGAGGAAGATTTAACTCTAGTGTGAACAATAGGAACAGTGATACTTGTGTTCATCTGGTTGGTTCTTTTCACGAAAAGGTTGATGATACCTCCGAACTTTCTGGTTTAAGATATACTAGGATAAAAATGCTTGATATATATATGAAAACTGATATAAAGAGTATTAGATCATCATTTAATGAATTTGTTGAAGTTCCTCCCCTAACTGAAGAGGAAACATTGGAGCCCATAGCATTTTCTGCTCCTACAGCTGATGAATCA GTTATTATCAAGGGAATTGACAAAGGAGATATTGTGAGTAGTGGTGTTCCTCAAGTATCCAAGGAATCTTCCATTGGGAGGTCTACTTCGGAAGCCATCCCATCTAGGCAGACTAAATTAG ATAGTTATAAAGATCAAATTGACAATTCTGAGGTGGAGAATTGCATCCTTTTGGAGATCCCACCATATGATAAACAACAATATCAAAATACTAGTTCGAGTAGATCTCGATCAAAAG AATTAGATGTTATCACTCCTGATGCTGATGAGATGATTTCTAAAGAAAGTATCAGGCTAGTGACTGCATCGCCATGTGTTCCACAAAGATCTCAGTCAACTGGGGACTATAAACCTGGTTCTGTGCATGATAAGTGTATGCGATCCTCTCATCTGCAGAAAGATATAGAGTCAAAGCATGGCCCTGCCATTACCTCTGCGTTCTACTGTAACACTGATGGAATTGCTTTACACTCAGATGCCAAAAACGAGGCCTATATGAAAAAACAACTATCTGAGGTGACAAAGGAAACCCATCCCTTCTTTTCCAAGGATGTGTTGGCTGCAAGGAAGATGCAACTCACTTCACCAGAAAATCTTTTACTATATTACAAAGATCCTCAAGGTCAAATTCAAGGTCCCTTTTCTGGAGGTGATGTTATTGGATGGTTTGAAGCAGGATATTTTGGTATCGATCTGCAAGTCTGCCTTGCAGGTTCTCCTGCTGATACACCTTTTTCTTCCCTTGGAGATGTTATGCCACATTTAAGAGCAAAGGCTGGACCACCGCCTGGATTTGCGGCGGTCAACCATGTTTCTGCAATGGGCGAGACACTTAAGGGTAAATTTGCTGGTTCCAGTAGCATTCTTAATGGTCTTGGTGAATATGATGTGCTTACAAATGGAAAAAAGGACTCAAATATTGCTGCAACTGAAGCACAAAATCTGTTTTTAGAGTCTTTGATGTCTGGTAATATTAGCAGTTCAACTTCAGAAACCTTGTCTTTCAGTAGAG CTATGCAAGAATCCGGTGGGACTGCTAGTTGCTTGCCTTCTGTGGTAGGAGAAAGTGGGAATGATACTAATTACCTCTCGGCACAAACCAGGTTGTTGGAGAGACGAAGGTCATCAGTGAACCCTGTCTCATATTTGTCAGTTGGTGACCCATCATCAGTTCCTAGCTCCGAAACAGATTTGATTTCAGAATCTTTACCACAGTCTAAGCTGTTTCCGTCAGTTGTGGACTCTTCTGATCAAACTCCTAAGCCCCAGCAATTTGACTTGCTGTCCCTTTTGCATGCTGGTGCTGATAAGTCGGTTTCGCTAACTAGTGGCCATAGTGCACCTTTTTCAAACTTTTCAGATGTTGCAACTGTAAATAATCTCCTTCATGCTGGTGCTGAGCTTCCGGCCGAGGTATTGAGTATGCATTATAATCAACATTTGCCATCTCAGATTAGATTTGGAGGCCAGCAGCAGGGTTTCCAGCCAGCTAACCAACCCTCATTACCTAATTTAATATCTCAACACAATGATTCTTCTTTTGTTCCACCTGGTAAATTTCCTCCATCTGAGATGCACCAGGATCCGCGATTGCAGAGTTTGGCGCAACAACACTATCTTCTATCTCAACTTCATTTGCCATCTCAGGTTCCTTCTGCTCAATTACCATTGTTAGAAAAGTTATTACTGCTTCAacaacagcagcagcagcagcagctcttaatacagcagcagcagcagcagcagcagcaacaacaacatcaGCAATATCAGCAAATGCTTTCAAAAGCTGTTTCCAGTCATCAGTCTCAGCAACAGTTCATTGATTCTTCTTATGGACAAACATCTGGCAATATTGCTATGGATCATGTTATGCTTCACAGAGGTAACGAACAATTTCAGATCGGTCAGCAGTTGCCAGTTGCTTATGAAGGTAGTGGACGAGCATCATATTATTATGATACTAACTTACAAAATTCTCTGGATGAAAGTTCATTGAATTCTGGACCTCCATCTATGCCTATTCCACTTCAGATCCGTGACCAAACAATTGCTTCAAAGGAATTTGATACTCAATTTGTGATGGATAATGTTGCTAATCttccaaacaccaaaacaaaaCAAGAGATGATAGACGGTTCAAATTTCTCTAAGGCTCGGCAGGGTTATGAGGAATTGGGTTTTGAATCCCAAAATATTACTCAAAGCTCGAGTGGTGCTGAGAAAGAGCAAGAGGTAGCATTGGTTTCTCAGGCTCAAGAATTGGCACCCCTAGGCCTAGAAGAGAGTCAACTGTCTGTAGATTTTCTACCTCCTATGACAGATCTTGGACCTGATATCGATATTTCTTTGTTAGAGCTCAATGATCAAAACAACGATCAGTCCGCCCCTAATATAACTGTAGAAATACAAGACAGGAAAAAAAGTtctgaaaaaaaatctaagaagcAAAAGAAATTCAAGACAAAAATAAATTTAGATGCCGGGAAAGAATTGTCCAATTTAGTTTCTAGCCAGACATCACATGTGAATGCTGAAGTTGGTGCAAATGCTAATGAAGCTAAATTTGAATTAGTGAATGATGTTTCTATTGCAGTTACTACTGAAATGTCTGAATCACAAAGTTCTCGAGTGCCATCCCATGCAAATCCTGTACCTAGTGAACCAAAAGATGAAGAAGTCAATGCCAGTGCAGTTGCTACACTGGCATTCAATCCGAGGGTTTCATCAACTCAGTTGGCATGGAAATCTGCTCCAGGGTTCAAACCTAAATCTCTGTTGGAGATACAACAGGAGGAACAGCTGAAGGCACAAAGAGGAATGGGTTCTGAAACTGTTGCTGTGACACCTGCTGTAGTTGCTCCATCTCCAGCCTCTTGGTCATCAATCACTAATTTGGAAAATAAGCTATTCAGGGATACTGTTCTTGAATCAAATACACTCTTTATCAACTCTGAAGATCCTCTTAAATCAAAGAGCAGGAAAAGCAATTTGCATGATTTATTGGCCGAAGAAGTTTTGGCTAAGTCAAATAATGATATTGAGTCTTCAGCTAGCAATGCTCAGAATTCACTTCTATCACTACCATCACAAGGACAAGCACATGTTGATGCTTCAGCACATGTTGATGCTTCTGCTATTGACGTCAATGATTTTGTTGAGGCAAAAGACACTAGAAAAGCTCGCAAAAAGGCATCAAAGTCAAAAGCTGTTGGAGCCAAGATACAACAACCAGTTAGTTCTGCTGAATTGTCTGCATCTCCATCAACTGTTAAAAAGGATAAAATTACACACCAAGTACAAGGAAAAGAAACTTTATTGGCTCCCCCTGCTGCTCCATCATTAGGAGATTTTGTTCTTTGGAAGGAGGATCAATCAAGCTCTCTTCCTCCACTAGCATGGTCTATGGACTCTAAGAAGCAGCAGAGACCGATGTCACTAAGAGACATTCAAATGGAACAACAGAAGAGGTCTGGAACCATGCAACAACAGCAGGCTCCAATACAAACTGCTAAAGTTCAGCCAAACCATGCAAGTCGGGGAAGTGGGACTTGGCAGGTTAATGGGTCATCGCCATCTAACACTGCATCATCCGTTCAGTTTGTTTCACAAGTTTCAAATCAGACAAAATCTAGAGCCGAAGATGATCTATTTTGGGGGTTGCCTGAGCAATTGAAACCGGAACTCAAAAA CAGGTCAGACTTCCCTCCAACCGAGAGCTCTGTCAGCAAGGCAGCAAAAGGCTCCTTAAAAGGAGTTTCTGGAGCAGGAACAGGGCAGAAACTTGTTGGAAGTAGAGGCATGGAGTATTCTCTTTCCGCATCCGTGCCCAGTTTGCCAACTCCGAAGGGTAAGGGCATTGCTGCTACAAAGAACTCAG AGGCGAAGGAATTCCAAGATTGGTGTGTGAATGAGTGGATCCGGCTCACAGGGACTAATG ACACCAGTTTTCTGGAATTTTGCATAAAGCAATCAATGTCGGAGGTCAAGATGCTACTGCAAGAAAACCTTGGTTCTCTGGACCGCAATCATGATTTCATCGACAAGTTCCTCAACTATAAAGAGTTCTTGCCTTCAGATGTCCTCGAAGCTGCGTTCCAGCTGCAGAAGTCCCACCCTATATCTGTGGAGAATGCGGGTCACCGGAATCCCAATGCTCCAACTGTTGCTGATGCTGATGAAGGCTTGGACGAGGCAGTCGAAGGGCTACCCAAAGGACGAGGGaagaaaaaggggaagaaggGGCATAAAGTGAGTTCTGCTCTCTTGGGTTTCAACGTAGCCAGCAACCGGATAATGATGGGTGAGATCCAGAGCCTCGAGGATTAG
- the LOC122023531 gene encoding protein ESSENTIAL FOR POTEXVIRUS ACCUMULATION 1-like isoform X4, with translation MAVYRNADDCHGLTVDPLPRLSHKDIQGSGNPIPLSPQWLISKAADSKESDSIHDNKTDALKASVTVDGFSSVGKKKDVYRPILHDSEGGRRDRWHDEERETNSAIRRDRWREGDKEPGDIRRTEHWPENSSKHSGEIRRGPSERWVDSGNKEIDLRRDSKWSTRWGPSGKESDNWREKWLDSSKGSNTTPDKGSPYFNSHGKDMNNHGKETEGDDHYSRSWRSNYGLGRGRGDSSHNQLHTPLKQPHVQGYSRGRLENGISSMFAGRGRFNSSVNNRNSDTCVHLVGSFHEKVDDTSELSGLRYTRIKMLDIYMKTDIKSIRSSFNEFVEVPPLTEEETLEPIAFSAPTADESVIIKGIDKGDIVSSGVPQVSKESSIGRSTSEAIPSRQTKLDYDMPNSADSYKDQIDNSEVENCILLEIPPYDKQQYQNTSSSRSRSKELDVITPDADEMISKESIRLVTASPCVPQRSQSTGDYKPGSVHDKCMRSSHLQKDIESKHGPAITSAFYCNTDGIALHSDAKNEAYMKKQLSEVTKETHPFFSKDVLAARKMQLTSPENLLLYYKDPQGQIQGPFSGGDVIGWFEAGYFGIDLQVCLAGSPADTPFSSLGDVMPHLRAKAGPPPGFAAVNHVSAMGETLKGKFAGSSSILNGLGEYDVLTNGKKDSNIAATEAQNLFLESLMSGNISSSTSETLSFSRAMQESGGTASCLPSVVGESGNDTNYLSAQTRLLERRRSSVNPVSYLSVGDPSSVPSSETDLISESLPQSKLFPSVVDSSDQTPKPQQFDLLSLLHAGADKSVSLTSGHSAPFSNFSDVATVNNLLHAGAELPAEVLSMHYNQHLPSQIRFGGQQQGFQPANQPSLPNLISQHNDSSFVPPGKFPPSEMHQDPRLQSLAQQHYLLSQLHLPSQVPSAQLPLLEKLLLLQQQQQQQQLLIQQQQQQQQQQQHQQYQQMLSKAVSSHQSQQQFIDSSYGQTSGNIAMDHVMLHRGNEQFQIGQQLPVAYEGSGRASYYYDTNLQNSLDESSLNSGPPSMPIPLQIRDQTIASKEFDTQFVMDNVANLPNTKTKQEMIDGSNFSKARQGYEELGFESQNITQSSSGAEKEQEVALVSQAQELAPLGLEESQLSVDFLPPMTDLGPDIDISLLELNDQNNDQSAPNITVEIQDRKKSSEKKSKKQKKFKTKINLDAGKELSNLVSSQTSHVNAEVGANANEAKFELVNDVSIAVTTEMSESQSSRVPSHANPVPSEPKDEEVNASAVATLAFNPRVSSTQLAWKSAPGFKPKSLLEIQQEEQLKAQRGMGSETVAVTPAVVAPSPASWSSITNLENKLFRDTVLESNTLFINSEDPLKSKSRKSNLHDLLAEEVLAKSNNDIESSASNAQNSLLSLPSQGQAHVDASAHVDASAIDVNDFVEAKDTRKARKKASKSKAVGAKIQQPVSSAELSASPSTVKKDKITHQVQGKETLLAPPAAPSLGDFVLWKEDQSSSLPPLAWSMDSKKQQRPMSLRDIQMEQQKRSGTMQQQQAPIQTAKVQPNHASRGSGTWQVNGSSPSNTASSVQFVSQVSNQTKSRAEDDLFWGLPEQLKPELKNRSDFPPTESSVSKAAKGSLKGVSGAGTGQKLVGSRGMEYSLSASVPSLPTPKGKGIAATKNSEAKEFQDWCVNEWIRLTGTNDTSFLEFCIKQSMSEVKMLLQENLGSLDRNHDFIDKFLNYKEFLPSDVLEAAFQLQKSHPISVENAGHRNPNAPTVADADEGLDEAVEGLPKGRGKKKGKKGHKVSSALLGFNVASNRIMMGEIQSLED, from the exons ACATTCAAGGCTCTGGGAATCCTATACCTCTTTCTCCTCAATGGCTGATTTCGAAGGCAGCTGATAGTAAG GAATCAGACAGTATTCATGACAACAAGACAGATGCTCTGAAGGCATCAGTAACTGTTGATGGTTTTTCTAGTGTTGGTAAGAAAAAGGATGTCTATAGGCCTATCTTGCATGACTCAGAAGGTGGTCGTCGAGATCGGTGGCATGATGAAGAGAGGGAAACAAATTCTGCCATTCGCCGAGACCGTTGGAGGGAGGGAGACAAGGAACCTGGTGATATACGCAGGACAGAACATTGGCCTGAAAATTCCTCCAAGCATTCTGGGGAAATACGGCGTGGTCCATCTGAAAGATGGGTTGATTCTGGGAACAAGGAAATTGACCTGCGACGTGACAGCAAATGGAGCACAAGATGGGGACCAAGTGGTAAGGAGTCAGATAACTGGCGTGAGAAGTGGTTGGATTCTAGCAAAGGCAGTAACACGACTCCTGACAAAGGCTCACCATATTTCAATAGTCATGGAAAGGACATGAATAATCATGGAAAGGAGACTGAAGGAGATGATCACTATTCTCGTTCATGGCGATCTAACTATGGTTTAGGTCGTGGAAGGGGAGACTCATCTCATAACCAACTGCATACCCCTCTCAAACAGCCTCATGTGCAAGGCTATAGTCGAGGAAGACTAGAGAATGGGATATCATCCATGTTTGCTGGTCGAGGAAGATTTAACTCTAGTGTGAACAATAGGAACAGTGATACTTGTGTTCATCTGGTTGGTTCTTTTCACGAAAAGGTTGATGATACCTCCGAACTTTCTGGTTTAAGATATACTAGGATAAAAATGCTTGATATATATATGAAAACTGATATAAAGAGTATTAGATCATCATTTAATGAATTTGTTGAAGTTCCTCCCCTAACTGAAGAGGAAACATTGGAGCCCATAGCATTTTCTGCTCCTACAGCTGATGAATCA GTTATTATCAAGGGAATTGACAAAGGAGATATTGTGAGTAGTGGTGTTCCTCAAGTATCCAAGGAATCTTCCATTGGGAGGTCTACTTCGGAAGCCATCCCATCTAGGCAGACTAAATTAG ATTATGACATGCCAAATTCTGCAGATAGTTATAAAGATCAAATTGACAATTCTGAGGTGGAGAATTGCATCCTTTTGGAGATCCCACCATATGATAAACAACAATATCAAAATACTAGTTCGAGTAGATCTCGATCAAAAG AATTAGATGTTATCACTCCTGATGCTGATGAGATGATTTCTAAAGAAAGTATCAGGCTAGTGACTGCATCGCCATGTGTTCCACAAAGATCTCAGTCAACTGGGGACTATAAACCTGGTTCTGTGCATGATAAGTGTATGCGATCCTCTCATCTGCAGAAAGATATAGAGTCAAAGCATGGCCCTGCCATTACCTCTGCGTTCTACTGTAACACTGATGGAATTGCTTTACACTCAGATGCCAAAAACGAGGCCTATATGAAAAAACAACTATCTGAGGTGACAAAGGAAACCCATCCCTTCTTTTCCAAGGATGTGTTGGCTGCAAGGAAGATGCAACTCACTTCACCAGAAAATCTTTTACTATATTACAAAGATCCTCAAGGTCAAATTCAAGGTCCCTTTTCTGGAGGTGATGTTATTGGATGGTTTGAAGCAGGATATTTTGGTATCGATCTGCAAGTCTGCCTTGCAGGTTCTCCTGCTGATACACCTTTTTCTTCCCTTGGAGATGTTATGCCACATTTAAGAGCAAAGGCTGGACCACCGCCTGGATTTGCGGCGGTCAACCATGTTTCTGCAATGGGCGAGACACTTAAGGGTAAATTTGCTGGTTCCAGTAGCATTCTTAATGGTCTTGGTGAATATGATGTGCTTACAAATGGAAAAAAGGACTCAAATATTGCTGCAACTGAAGCACAAAATCTGTTTTTAGAGTCTTTGATGTCTGGTAATATTAGCAGTTCAACTTCAGAAACCTTGTCTTTCAGTAGAG CTATGCAAGAATCCGGTGGGACTGCTAGTTGCTTGCCTTCTGTGGTAGGAGAAAGTGGGAATGATACTAATTACCTCTCGGCACAAACCAGGTTGTTGGAGAGACGAAGGTCATCAGTGAACCCTGTCTCATATTTGTCAGTTGGTGACCCATCATCAGTTCCTAGCTCCGAAACAGATTTGATTTCAGAATCTTTACCACAGTCTAAGCTGTTTCCGTCAGTTGTGGACTCTTCTGATCAAACTCCTAAGCCCCAGCAATTTGACTTGCTGTCCCTTTTGCATGCTGGTGCTGATAAGTCGGTTTCGCTAACTAGTGGCCATAGTGCACCTTTTTCAAACTTTTCAGATGTTGCAACTGTAAATAATCTCCTTCATGCTGGTGCTGAGCTTCCGGCCGAGGTATTGAGTATGCATTATAATCAACATTTGCCATCTCAGATTAGATTTGGAGGCCAGCAGCAGGGTTTCCAGCCAGCTAACCAACCCTCATTACCTAATTTAATATCTCAACACAATGATTCTTCTTTTGTTCCACCTGGTAAATTTCCTCCATCTGAGATGCACCAGGATCCGCGATTGCAGAGTTTGGCGCAACAACACTATCTTCTATCTCAACTTCATTTGCCATCTCAGGTTCCTTCTGCTCAATTACCATTGTTAGAAAAGTTATTACTGCTTCAacaacagcagcagcagcagcagctcttaatacagcagcagcagcagcagcagcagcaacaacaacatcaGCAATATCAGCAAATGCTTTCAAAAGCTGTTTCCAGTCATCAGTCTCAGCAACAGTTCATTGATTCTTCTTATGGACAAACATCTGGCAATATTGCTATGGATCATGTTATGCTTCACAGAGGTAACGAACAATTTCAGATCGGTCAGCAGTTGCCAGTTGCTTATGAAGGTAGTGGACGAGCATCATATTATTATGATACTAACTTACAAAATTCTCTGGATGAAAGTTCATTGAATTCTGGACCTCCATCTATGCCTATTCCACTTCAGATCCGTGACCAAACAATTGCTTCAAAGGAATTTGATACTCAATTTGTGATGGATAATGTTGCTAATCttccaaacaccaaaacaaaaCAAGAGATGATAGACGGTTCAAATTTCTCTAAGGCTCGGCAGGGTTATGAGGAATTGGGTTTTGAATCCCAAAATATTACTCAAAGCTCGAGTGGTGCTGAGAAAGAGCAAGAGGTAGCATTGGTTTCTCAGGCTCAAGAATTGGCACCCCTAGGCCTAGAAGAGAGTCAACTGTCTGTAGATTTTCTACCTCCTATGACAGATCTTGGACCTGATATCGATATTTCTTTGTTAGAGCTCAATGATCAAAACAACGATCAGTCCGCCCCTAATATAACTGTAGAAATACAAGACAGGAAAAAAAGTtctgaaaaaaaatctaagaagcAAAAGAAATTCAAGACAAAAATAAATTTAGATGCCGGGAAAGAATTGTCCAATTTAGTTTCTAGCCAGACATCACATGTGAATGCTGAAGTTGGTGCAAATGCTAATGAAGCTAAATTTGAATTAGTGAATGATGTTTCTATTGCAGTTACTACTGAAATGTCTGAATCACAAAGTTCTCGAGTGCCATCCCATGCAAATCCTGTACCTAGTGAACCAAAAGATGAAGAAGTCAATGCCAGTGCAGTTGCTACACTGGCATTCAATCCGAGGGTTTCATCAACTCAGTTGGCATGGAAATCTGCTCCAGGGTTCAAACCTAAATCTCTGTTGGAGATACAACAGGAGGAACAGCTGAAGGCACAAAGAGGAATGGGTTCTGAAACTGTTGCTGTGACACCTGCTGTAGTTGCTCCATCTCCAGCCTCTTGGTCATCAATCACTAATTTGGAAAATAAGCTATTCAGGGATACTGTTCTTGAATCAAATACACTCTTTATCAACTCTGAAGATCCTCTTAAATCAAAGAGCAGGAAAAGCAATTTGCATGATTTATTGGCCGAAGAAGTTTTGGCTAAGTCAAATAATGATATTGAGTCTTCAGCTAGCAATGCTCAGAATTCACTTCTATCACTACCATCACAAGGACAAGCACATGTTGATGCTTCAGCACATGTTGATGCTTCTGCTATTGACGTCAATGATTTTGTTGAGGCAAAAGACACTAGAAAAGCTCGCAAAAAGGCATCAAAGTCAAAAGCTGTTGGAGCCAAGATACAACAACCAGTTAGTTCTGCTGAATTGTCTGCATCTCCATCAACTGTTAAAAAGGATAAAATTACACACCAAGTACAAGGAAAAGAAACTTTATTGGCTCCCCCTGCTGCTCCATCATTAGGAGATTTTGTTCTTTGGAAGGAGGATCAATCAAGCTCTCTTCCTCCACTAGCATGGTCTATGGACTCTAAGAAGCAGCAGAGACCGATGTCACTAAGAGACATTCAAATGGAACAACAGAAGAGGTCTGGAACCATGCAACAACAGCAGGCTCCAATACAAACTGCTAAAGTTCAGCCAAACCATGCAAGTCGGGGAAGTGGGACTTGGCAGGTTAATGGGTCATCGCCATCTAACACTGCATCATCCGTTCAGTTTGTTTCACAAGTTTCAAATCAGACAAAATCTAGAGCCGAAGATGATCTATTTTGGGGGTTGCCTGAGCAATTGAAACCGGAACTCAAAAA CAGGTCAGACTTCCCTCCAACCGAGAGCTCTGTCAGCAAGGCAGCAAAAGGCTCCTTAAAAGGAGTTTCTGGAGCAGGAACAGGGCAGAAACTTGTTGGAAGTAGAGGCATGGAGTATTCTCTTTCCGCATCCGTGCCCAGTTTGCCAACTCCGAAGGGTAAGGGCATTGCTGCTACAAAGAACTCAG AGGCGAAGGAATTCCAAGATTGGTGTGTGAATGAGTGGATCCGGCTCACAGGGACTAATG ACACCAGTTTTCTGGAATTTTGCATAAAGCAATCAATGTCGGAGGTCAAGATGCTACTGCAAGAAAACCTTGGTTCTCTGGACCGCAATCATGATTTCATCGACAAGTTCCTCAACTATAAAGAGTTCTTGCCTTCAGATGTCCTCGAAGCTGCGTTCCAGCTGCAGAAGTCCCACCCTATATCTGTGGAGAATGCGGGTCACCGGAATCCCAATGCTCCAACTGTTGCTGATGCTGATGAAGGCTTGGACGAGGCAGTCGAAGGGCTACCCAAAGGACGAGGGaagaaaaaggggaagaaggGGCATAAAGTGAGTTCTGCTCTCTTGGGTTTCAACGTAGCCAGCAACCGGATAATGATGGGTGAGATCCAGAGCCTCGAGGATTAG